Proteins encoded in a region of the Tripterygium wilfordii isolate XIE 37 chromosome 21, ASM1340144v1, whole genome shotgun sequence genome:
- the LOC119988903 gene encoding potassium transporter 10-like isoform X1, with translation MVIVPYNVLSEHCSYNYFCMFECPSLHLHRPPVRLGFSVFIHGVESDEDTEVAGRIWALDRKFDPPLDAEAKKLKNMHLEKKVSAFLLLRLAFQSLGVVFGDLGTSPLYVFYNTFPDGIGEAEDVIGALSLIIYSLTLIPLLKYVLIVCTATDNGQGGTFALYSLLCRHADIRTIPNQDHTDEQLTTYSHATFHEQSFAAKTKKWLEGHAFKRNALLVLVLAGSCMVIGDGILTPAISVLSAVGGIKLDYPKMSSDVVMLVAVLLLFGLFYIQHYGTDTFSWLFAPVVLLWFLLIGSLGVFNICKYDSSVLKAFSPLYAYRFFSRGNGWSSLGGIVLSITGTEALFADLSHFPVAAIQIAFILVVFPCLICAYTGQAAYLMKHSDRVSNVFYESIPDSIHWPVLIVAVAAAIVASQATITATFSLIKQALALGCFPRVKVVHTSKKFLNQIYIPDINWILMILCIAVTAGFKNQIDIGNASGTAVIIVMLLTTFLMVLIMLLVWRWHWVIVWLFTTLSLIVEGTYFSSVILKVNQGGWVPLVIAAGFFIVMSSWHYGTVKRYEYEMHSKVSLAWILGLGPSLGLVRVPGIGLVYSELANGVPHIFSHFITNLPAMHSVVVFVCVKYLPVYTVPEGERFLIRRIGPPNFCMFRCVARYGYKDLHLKDEDFERNLIDSLFMFARLENMMDGCSDYSSSDRQSEQSGGEPLGFMNNEPSRNMDIDSIEQVNSPPLANHAPADIDELEFLKNCRDAGVVHMLGNTVVMARKDSRFYKKLAIDYLYAFLRKICRQNTAIFNVPHESLLNVGQIIRV, from the exons ATGGTAATCGTACCATACAACGTCCTCTCTGAACACTGTTCATACAATTACTTCTGCATGTTCGAGTGTCCCTCGTTGCACTTACACCGCCCGCCAGTACGACTTGGGTTTTCTGTCTTCATTCATGG AGTGGAAAGTGATGAAGACACTGAGGTTGCTGGCAGAATTTGGGCTTTAGATCGGAAGTTTGACCCACCCTTGGACGCAGAGGCTAAGAAGCTCAAGAATATGCATCTGGAAAAG AAAGTTTCAGCTTTTCTGCTTCTGCGGCTTGCATTCCAAAGCCTTGGCGTGGTCTTTGGAGATTTGGGCACATCTCCCTTGTATGTTTTCTACAATACATTTCCTGATGGAATTGGAGAAGCAGAGGATGTGATTGGAGCCCtatcattaattatatattccCTTACACTTATCCCTCTCTTAAAGTATGTGCTCATTGTCTGCACAGCAACTGACAATGGTCAAG GTGGAACATTTGCTCTTTATTCACTACTCTGTCGACATGCAGACATTAGGACTATTCCTAACCAGGACCACACTGATGAACAGCTGACAACTTACAGTCATGCTACATTTCATGAGCAATCCTTTGCTGCCAAAACCAAGAAATGGCTGGAGGGACATGCATTTAAGAGGAATGCACTTCTTGTTCTTGTCCTTGCTGGATCTTGTATGGTGATTGGTGATGGGATTCTGACCCCAGCTATATCAG TTTTATCAGCTGTTGGCGGAATCAAGTTAGACTATCCCAAGATGTCTAGTG ATGTTGTGATGCTGGTAGCTGTTTTACTCTTATTCGGTTTGTTTTACATACAGCACTACGGGACAGATACTTTTAGCTGGCTCTTTGCCCCAGTAGTACTCCTTTGGTTTTTGTTAATTGGAAGTCTAGGTGTATTCAACATTTGCAAGTATGATAGCAGTGTTCTGAAAGCTTTTTCGCCTCTATATGCATACCGGTTCTTCAGTAGGGGAAATGGCTGGAGCTCTCTTGGAGGTATTGTGCTTAGTATTACAG GAACAGAGGCGCTTTTTGCTGATTTATCCCACTTTCCAGTGGCAGCCATACAGATTGCCTTCATATTAGTTGTGTTTCCCTGCCTTATTTGCGCCTACACCGGACAGGCAGCTTATCTTATGAAACACTCAGATCGTGTGTCTAATGTATTCTATGAATCAATTCCAG ATAGCATACATTGGCCAGTCCTCATTGTTGCGGTTGCAGCTGCTATTGTCGCAAGTCAGGCCACCATAACTGCGACCTTTTCTCTAATCAAGCAGGCCCTTGCTCTTGGCTGTTTCCCCAGAGTTAAAGTAGTACATACATCAAAGAAGTTCCTAAACCAGATATATATTCCTGATATTAATTGGATTCTTATGATACTTTGCATTGCTGTGACTGCTggattcaaaaatcaaattgacatTGGCAATGCTTCTG GTACAGCAGTCATAATAGTCATGCTTCTAACCACATTTCTAATGGTTCTGATCATGCTTCTGGTATGGCGATGGCATTGGGTTATTGTTTGGTTATTCACTACCTTATCTCTGATTGTGGAAGGCACTTACTTTTCCTCTGTAATACTCAAGGTAAATCAAGGTGGATGGGTTCCTCTTGTGATTGCAGCAGGATTTTTTATTGTCATGTCCAGTTGGCATTATGGGACAGTAAAGCGATATGAATATGAGATGCACAGTAAGGTCTCCCTAGCTTGGATTCTTGGACTTGGCCCGAGTTTAGGACTGGTTCGAGTCCCTGGAATTGGACTCGTGTACAGTGAACTGGCAAATGGGGTGCCTCATATTTTCTCCCATTTCATCACCAACCTGCCTGCCATGCATTCAGTCGTTGTTTTTGTCTGTGTTAAGTATCTTCCTGTCTATACAGTTCCAGAAGGAGAGAGATTCCTGATTAGGCGAATTGGACCGCCAAATTTTTGTATGTTCCGTTGTGTTGCCAGATATGGCTATAAGGATCTCCATTTGAAGGATGAAGATTTCGAGAGAAACCTTATCGACAGCCTCTTCATGTTTGCCAGACTTGAGAACATGATGGATGGGTGTTCGGATTATAGTTCAAGCGACCGGCAAAGTGAGCAATCAGGAGGTGAACCTTTGGGTTTTATGAACAATGAACCTTCACGTAACATGGACATAGACTCAATTGAGCAAGTCAATTCCCCTCCACTTGCAAATCATGCTCCTGCTGATATTGATGAGTTGGAATTTTTGAAGAACTGCAGAGATGCTGGAGTGGTGCACATGCTCGGAAATACAGTGGTCATGGCGAGGAAGGATTCCAGATTTTACAAGAAGCTAGCTATTGATTATTTATATGCTTTTCTTAGGAAGATATGCAGACAGAATACTGCAATCTTCAATGTTCCTCATGAGAGTCTCTTGAATGTTGGACAGATAATTCGTGTATGA
- the LOC119988903 gene encoding potassium transporter 10-like isoform X2 — protein sequence MTSRVESDEDTEVAGRIWALDRKFDPPLDAEAKKLKNMHLEKKVSAFLLLRLAFQSLGVVFGDLGTSPLYVFYNTFPDGIGEAEDVIGALSLIIYSLTLIPLLKYVLIVCTATDNGQGGTFALYSLLCRHADIRTIPNQDHTDEQLTTYSHATFHEQSFAAKTKKWLEGHAFKRNALLVLVLAGSCMVIGDGILTPAISVLSAVGGIKLDYPKMSSDVVMLVAVLLLFGLFYIQHYGTDTFSWLFAPVVLLWFLLIGSLGVFNICKYDSSVLKAFSPLYAYRFFSRGNGWSSLGGIVLSITGTEALFADLSHFPVAAIQIAFILVVFPCLICAYTGQAAYLMKHSDRVSNVFYESIPDSIHWPVLIVAVAAAIVASQATITATFSLIKQALALGCFPRVKVVHTSKKFLNQIYIPDINWILMILCIAVTAGFKNQIDIGNASGTAVIIVMLLTTFLMVLIMLLVWRWHWVIVWLFTTLSLIVEGTYFSSVILKVNQGGWVPLVIAAGFFIVMSSWHYGTVKRYEYEMHSKVSLAWILGLGPSLGLVRVPGIGLVYSELANGVPHIFSHFITNLPAMHSVVVFVCVKYLPVYTVPEGERFLIRRIGPPNFCMFRCVARYGYKDLHLKDEDFERNLIDSLFMFARLENMMDGCSDYSSSDRQSEQSGGEPLGFMNNEPSRNMDIDSIEQVNSPPLANHAPADIDELEFLKNCRDAGVVHMLGNTVVMARKDSRFYKKLAIDYLYAFLRKICRQNTAIFNVPHESLLNVGQIIRV from the exons atgacTTCAAGAGTGGAAAGTGATGAAGACACTGAGGTTGCTGGCAGAATTTGGGCTTTAGATCGGAAGTTTGACCCACCCTTGGACGCAGAGGCTAAGAAGCTCAAGAATATGCATCTGGAAAAG AAAGTTTCAGCTTTTCTGCTTCTGCGGCTTGCATTCCAAAGCCTTGGCGTGGTCTTTGGAGATTTGGGCACATCTCCCTTGTATGTTTTCTACAATACATTTCCTGATGGAATTGGAGAAGCAGAGGATGTGATTGGAGCCCtatcattaattatatattccCTTACACTTATCCCTCTCTTAAAGTATGTGCTCATTGTCTGCACAGCAACTGACAATGGTCAAG GTGGAACATTTGCTCTTTATTCACTACTCTGTCGACATGCAGACATTAGGACTATTCCTAACCAGGACCACACTGATGAACAGCTGACAACTTACAGTCATGCTACATTTCATGAGCAATCCTTTGCTGCCAAAACCAAGAAATGGCTGGAGGGACATGCATTTAAGAGGAATGCACTTCTTGTTCTTGTCCTTGCTGGATCTTGTATGGTGATTGGTGATGGGATTCTGACCCCAGCTATATCAG TTTTATCAGCTGTTGGCGGAATCAAGTTAGACTATCCCAAGATGTCTAGTG ATGTTGTGATGCTGGTAGCTGTTTTACTCTTATTCGGTTTGTTTTACATACAGCACTACGGGACAGATACTTTTAGCTGGCTCTTTGCCCCAGTAGTACTCCTTTGGTTTTTGTTAATTGGAAGTCTAGGTGTATTCAACATTTGCAAGTATGATAGCAGTGTTCTGAAAGCTTTTTCGCCTCTATATGCATACCGGTTCTTCAGTAGGGGAAATGGCTGGAGCTCTCTTGGAGGTATTGTGCTTAGTATTACAG GAACAGAGGCGCTTTTTGCTGATTTATCCCACTTTCCAGTGGCAGCCATACAGATTGCCTTCATATTAGTTGTGTTTCCCTGCCTTATTTGCGCCTACACCGGACAGGCAGCTTATCTTATGAAACACTCAGATCGTGTGTCTAATGTATTCTATGAATCAATTCCAG ATAGCATACATTGGCCAGTCCTCATTGTTGCGGTTGCAGCTGCTATTGTCGCAAGTCAGGCCACCATAACTGCGACCTTTTCTCTAATCAAGCAGGCCCTTGCTCTTGGCTGTTTCCCCAGAGTTAAAGTAGTACATACATCAAAGAAGTTCCTAAACCAGATATATATTCCTGATATTAATTGGATTCTTATGATACTTTGCATTGCTGTGACTGCTggattcaaaaatcaaattgacatTGGCAATGCTTCTG GTACAGCAGTCATAATAGTCATGCTTCTAACCACATTTCTAATGGTTCTGATCATGCTTCTGGTATGGCGATGGCATTGGGTTATTGTTTGGTTATTCACTACCTTATCTCTGATTGTGGAAGGCACTTACTTTTCCTCTGTAATACTCAAGGTAAATCAAGGTGGATGGGTTCCTCTTGTGATTGCAGCAGGATTTTTTATTGTCATGTCCAGTTGGCATTATGGGACAGTAAAGCGATATGAATATGAGATGCACAGTAAGGTCTCCCTAGCTTGGATTCTTGGACTTGGCCCGAGTTTAGGACTGGTTCGAGTCCCTGGAATTGGACTCGTGTACAGTGAACTGGCAAATGGGGTGCCTCATATTTTCTCCCATTTCATCACCAACCTGCCTGCCATGCATTCAGTCGTTGTTTTTGTCTGTGTTAAGTATCTTCCTGTCTATACAGTTCCAGAAGGAGAGAGATTCCTGATTAGGCGAATTGGACCGCCAAATTTTTGTATGTTCCGTTGTGTTGCCAGATATGGCTATAAGGATCTCCATTTGAAGGATGAAGATTTCGAGAGAAACCTTATCGACAGCCTCTTCATGTTTGCCAGACTTGAGAACATGATGGATGGGTGTTCGGATTATAGTTCAAGCGACCGGCAAAGTGAGCAATCAGGAGGTGAACCTTTGGGTTTTATGAACAATGAACCTTCACGTAACATGGACATAGACTCAATTGAGCAAGTCAATTCCCCTCCACTTGCAAATCATGCTCCTGCTGATATTGATGAGTTGGAATTTTTGAAGAACTGCAGAGATGCTGGAGTGGTGCACATGCTCGGAAATACAGTGGTCATGGCGAGGAAGGATTCCAGATTTTACAAGAAGCTAGCTATTGATTATTTATATGCTTTTCTTAGGAAGATATGCAGACAGAATACTGCAATCTTCAATGTTCCTCATGAGAGTCTCTTGAATGTTGGACAGATAATTCGTGTATGA
- the LOC119988903 gene encoding potassium transporter 10-like isoform X3: protein MHLEKKVSAFLLLRLAFQSLGVVFGDLGTSPLYVFYNTFPDGIGEAEDVIGALSLIIYSLTLIPLLKYVLIVCTATDNGQGGTFALYSLLCRHADIRTIPNQDHTDEQLTTYSHATFHEQSFAAKTKKWLEGHAFKRNALLVLVLAGSCMVIGDGILTPAISVLSAVGGIKLDYPKMSSDVVMLVAVLLLFGLFYIQHYGTDTFSWLFAPVVLLWFLLIGSLGVFNICKYDSSVLKAFSPLYAYRFFSRGNGWSSLGGIVLSITGTEALFADLSHFPVAAIQIAFILVVFPCLICAYTGQAAYLMKHSDRVSNVFYESIPDSIHWPVLIVAVAAAIVASQATITATFSLIKQALALGCFPRVKVVHTSKKFLNQIYIPDINWILMILCIAVTAGFKNQIDIGNASGTAVIIVMLLTTFLMVLIMLLVWRWHWVIVWLFTTLSLIVEGTYFSSVILKVNQGGWVPLVIAAGFFIVMSSWHYGTVKRYEYEMHSKVSLAWILGLGPSLGLVRVPGIGLVYSELANGVPHIFSHFITNLPAMHSVVVFVCVKYLPVYTVPEGERFLIRRIGPPNFCMFRCVARYGYKDLHLKDEDFERNLIDSLFMFARLENMMDGCSDYSSSDRQSEQSGGEPLGFMNNEPSRNMDIDSIEQVNSPPLANHAPADIDELEFLKNCRDAGVVHMLGNTVVMARKDSRFYKKLAIDYLYAFLRKICRQNTAIFNVPHESLLNVGQIIRV from the exons ATGCATCTGGAAAAG AAAGTTTCAGCTTTTCTGCTTCTGCGGCTTGCATTCCAAAGCCTTGGCGTGGTCTTTGGAGATTTGGGCACATCTCCCTTGTATGTTTTCTACAATACATTTCCTGATGGAATTGGAGAAGCAGAGGATGTGATTGGAGCCCtatcattaattatatattccCTTACACTTATCCCTCTCTTAAAGTATGTGCTCATTGTCTGCACAGCAACTGACAATGGTCAAG GTGGAACATTTGCTCTTTATTCACTACTCTGTCGACATGCAGACATTAGGACTATTCCTAACCAGGACCACACTGATGAACAGCTGACAACTTACAGTCATGCTACATTTCATGAGCAATCCTTTGCTGCCAAAACCAAGAAATGGCTGGAGGGACATGCATTTAAGAGGAATGCACTTCTTGTTCTTGTCCTTGCTGGATCTTGTATGGTGATTGGTGATGGGATTCTGACCCCAGCTATATCAG TTTTATCAGCTGTTGGCGGAATCAAGTTAGACTATCCCAAGATGTCTAGTG ATGTTGTGATGCTGGTAGCTGTTTTACTCTTATTCGGTTTGTTTTACATACAGCACTACGGGACAGATACTTTTAGCTGGCTCTTTGCCCCAGTAGTACTCCTTTGGTTTTTGTTAATTGGAAGTCTAGGTGTATTCAACATTTGCAAGTATGATAGCAGTGTTCTGAAAGCTTTTTCGCCTCTATATGCATACCGGTTCTTCAGTAGGGGAAATGGCTGGAGCTCTCTTGGAGGTATTGTGCTTAGTATTACAG GAACAGAGGCGCTTTTTGCTGATTTATCCCACTTTCCAGTGGCAGCCATACAGATTGCCTTCATATTAGTTGTGTTTCCCTGCCTTATTTGCGCCTACACCGGACAGGCAGCTTATCTTATGAAACACTCAGATCGTGTGTCTAATGTATTCTATGAATCAATTCCAG ATAGCATACATTGGCCAGTCCTCATTGTTGCGGTTGCAGCTGCTATTGTCGCAAGTCAGGCCACCATAACTGCGACCTTTTCTCTAATCAAGCAGGCCCTTGCTCTTGGCTGTTTCCCCAGAGTTAAAGTAGTACATACATCAAAGAAGTTCCTAAACCAGATATATATTCCTGATATTAATTGGATTCTTATGATACTTTGCATTGCTGTGACTGCTggattcaaaaatcaaattgacatTGGCAATGCTTCTG GTACAGCAGTCATAATAGTCATGCTTCTAACCACATTTCTAATGGTTCTGATCATGCTTCTGGTATGGCGATGGCATTGGGTTATTGTTTGGTTATTCACTACCTTATCTCTGATTGTGGAAGGCACTTACTTTTCCTCTGTAATACTCAAGGTAAATCAAGGTGGATGGGTTCCTCTTGTGATTGCAGCAGGATTTTTTATTGTCATGTCCAGTTGGCATTATGGGACAGTAAAGCGATATGAATATGAGATGCACAGTAAGGTCTCCCTAGCTTGGATTCTTGGACTTGGCCCGAGTTTAGGACTGGTTCGAGTCCCTGGAATTGGACTCGTGTACAGTGAACTGGCAAATGGGGTGCCTCATATTTTCTCCCATTTCATCACCAACCTGCCTGCCATGCATTCAGTCGTTGTTTTTGTCTGTGTTAAGTATCTTCCTGTCTATACAGTTCCAGAAGGAGAGAGATTCCTGATTAGGCGAATTGGACCGCCAAATTTTTGTATGTTCCGTTGTGTTGCCAGATATGGCTATAAGGATCTCCATTTGAAGGATGAAGATTTCGAGAGAAACCTTATCGACAGCCTCTTCATGTTTGCCAGACTTGAGAACATGATGGATGGGTGTTCGGATTATAGTTCAAGCGACCGGCAAAGTGAGCAATCAGGAGGTGAACCTTTGGGTTTTATGAACAATGAACCTTCACGTAACATGGACATAGACTCAATTGAGCAAGTCAATTCCCCTCCACTTGCAAATCATGCTCCTGCTGATATTGATGAGTTGGAATTTTTGAAGAACTGCAGAGATGCTGGAGTGGTGCACATGCTCGGAAATACAGTGGTCATGGCGAGGAAGGATTCCAGATTTTACAAGAAGCTAGCTATTGATTATTTATATGCTTTTCTTAGGAAGATATGCAGACAGAATACTGCAATCTTCAATGTTCCTCATGAGAGTCTCTTGAATGTTGGACAGATAATTCGTGTATGA
- the LOC119988902 gene encoding dual specificity protein kinase splB-like: protein MERNMGKGPIDQQKSYEQVQYSNVDTENGVAGSGNQSFFHDPSRNINTNSRPPDYPMSVRARPVLNYSIQTGEEFALEFMRERVNPRQHVFPNAYVDPSTPAGYMDLKNMLGISHTGSESGSDISKVNPAEKERIQEFEKKSVSALDNNSCQDTMRAVPPSSSRNDSNRGLLGYASSSASDSSSTKAKFLCSFGGKILPRPSDGKLRYVGGETRIIRLSKDISWQDLLQKMSAIYVQTHTIKYQLPGEDLDALVSVSCDEDLQNMMEECNVLEHGGSHKPRMFLFSSSELEDAQFGLGSVEGDSEIQYVVAVNGMDLGSRKNSIAASVSGNNLDELLNLSVERETGQVASELASAAITSAAVDVPPATNQSSQQVLANSTGLCESNLHHHLGQNMHHGEAGQHPLYTFHPVESSAPIDGNSMTTSPAIPQQYGYGSRPTNYAVSGENISSMPLYEHLTQQGDVIGGSKYTGFHLQQSNISTKESKLRRDGSAQKINEAEKIQSLEKEVPLMELKMKRDGSQPKINETVTSEGENIASSNPGDASVLNNISREDTSVSNLGPDIESPFLSNKNNKRHQELAQNAVLHEDVNEGRKNNDIDTFYSSSAACAPVYGGSDTDPVDSHVEPSVVPQRVFHSERIPREQAELNRLSKSDDSFGSQFLITQALSDYSQPDTESVDQFRDGNVASYSEQSITSAKPAHANLQTVEEGLAQFKRYKEFADNMSKTKSDVSDVLEATLQKPESRYVIPNGDGPEMAISKNTNTSCSSNDKELAGFNHPTQMQGTPNKHVEDAMLKRPEFESSEITSSKHTRNNAKGHAQPLVLAENPIRAVPQGESAVNVGTPEQGDILIDINDRFPSDFLSDIFSKAKLSENLSGISPLHADGTGLSLNMENHEPKRWSYFRKLAQDEFVRKDVSLMDQDHLGFSSPVTNIEGLNIDYSYPPVTSEGGAFSHVDSHVNFGENIRPELSGIGGLTTIDYNQSQPKGSESVQLDGVNPRIPESEYEDGRLHIENTTAPIIDLPLGEFDISTLQIIENEDLEELRELGSGTFGTVYHGKWRGTDVAIKRIKKSCFTGRTSEQERLTVEFWREAGILSKLHHPNVVAFYGVVQDGPGGTLATVTEFMVNGSLRRVLLSKERYLDRRKRLIIAMDAAFGMEYLHSKNIVHFDLKCDNLLVNLKDSLRPICKVGDFGLSKIKRNTLVTGGVRGTLPWMAPELLNGGSSMVSEKVDVFSFGIVLWEILTGEEPYSNMHYGAIIGGIVNNTLRPLVPSFCDPEWKLLMEQCWAPDPIARPSFTEIARRLRTMSAACQTKPQGQHPPNQPPK from the exons ATGGAGAGAAATATGGGAAAAGGTCCGATCGATCAACAGAAAAGCTATGAGCAAGTTCAATATTCTAATGTGGACACTGAAAATGGGGTGGCAGGGTCTGGAAATCAGAGCTTTTTTCATGATCCATCAAGGAATATCAATACTAACAGCCGACCTCCAGATTATCCAATGTCGGTAAGAGCTAGACCTGTGTTGAATTACTCCATTCAGACGGGGGAGGAGTTCGCTCTTGAATTCATGCGGGAAAGGGTGAATCCCAGGCAGCATGTCTTTCCAAATGCTTATGTTGACCCAAGCACCCCAGCTGGCTACATGGATCTAAAGAACATGCTGGGAATTTCTCATACAGGTTCTGAAAGTGGATCCGATATATCCAAGGTTAATCCAGCTGAAAAAGAACGTATCCAGGAGTTTGAGAAGAAGAGCGTTTCTGCCCTTGATAATAACAGTTGTCAGGATACCATGCGAGCGGTACCCCCAAGTTCATCAAGGAATGACAGTAATCGAGGACTTCTTGGTTATGCTTCTTCTTCAGCTTCTGATAGTTCATCAACGAAGGCGAAGTTCCTCTGCAGTTTTGGTGGGAAAATTTTGCCCCGTCCTAGTGACGGAAAGCTCAGATATGTTGGAGGAGAAACACGTATTATCCGGCTAAGCAAGGATATTTCTTGGCAAGATCTTTTGCAGAAAATGTCAGCAATTTACGTCCAAACTCATACAATAAAGTATCAACTTCCTGGTGAGGATCTTGATGCATTGGTTTCTGTGTCTTGTGATGAGGATCTGCAGAACATGATGGAGGAGTGTAATGTACTGGAACATGGAGGATCACATAAGCCTAGGATGTTCCTATTTTCTAGCAGTGAATTAGAAGATGCTCAGTTTGGTCTGGGAAGTGTGGAGGGGGATTCTGAGATTCAATATGTAGTTGCTGTTAATGGAATGGACTTAGGTTCAAGAAAAAACTCAATTGCTGCCAGTGTTTCAGGAAACAATTTGGACGAGTTACTCAATCTAAGTGTTGAGAGGGAGACTGGCCAAGTTGCTAGTGAATTAGCTAGTGCTGCCATCACATCAGCAGCCGTTGATGTGCCTCCAGCAACAAATCAATCTTCTCAACAGGTGTTGGCAAATTCAACCGGTTTATGTGAATCTAATTTACACCATCACCTGGGACAGAATATGCATCATGGAGAAGCTGGCCAGCATCCGTTATATACTTTTCACCCTGTGGAGAGCTCCGCCCCGATAGATGGGAATTCTATGACCACTTCACCTGCTATTCCACAGCAATATGGTTACGGTTCTCGCCCTACAAACTATGCAGTTTCTGGAGAGAATATATCGTCAATGCCTCTCTATGAACATCTGACTCAACAAGGAGATGTGATTGGAGGGTCAAAATATACTGGTTTTCATTTACAGCAATCAAACATTTCTACAAAAGAGTCAAAGTTGAGGAGAGATGGTTCGGCCCAGAAAATAAATGAAGCTGAGAAAATTCAGTCCTTGGAAAAAGAAGTTCCTCTGATGGAGTTAAAAATGAAAAGAGATGGCTCTCAGCCGAAGATTAATGAAACTGTAACATCAGAAGGTGAGAACATTGcttcttcaaatccaggtgATGCTTCTGTTCTAAACAATATTTCTAGGGAAGACACGTCAGTCTCCAATTTGGGCCCAGACATAGAATCGCCTTTTTTAAgtaacaaaaacaataaaaggcATCAGGAACTTGCACAAAATGCGGTGCTCCATGAAGATGTAAATGAAGGGAGGAAAAATAATGATATTGACACTTTTTACTCATCTAGTGCTGCATGTGCTCCTGTTTATGGAGGCTCTGACACTGATCCAGTTGACAGCCATGTTGAACCATCTGTGGTTCCTCAAAGGGTTTTTCATTCTGAGCGAATTCCTCGGGAGCAGGCAGAGTTGAATCGATTGTCAAAATCTGATGATTCCTTTGGTTCTCAGTTTTTGATAACTCAAGCACTTTCAGATTACTCTCAACCAGACACAGAGTCAGTTGATCAGTTTCGGGATGGGAATGTGGCTTCTTATTCTGAGCAGTCTATCACCTCTGCAAAACCAGCACATGCAAATCTTCAGACCGTTGAAGAAGGTTTGGCACAATTCAAAAGGTATAAAGAGTTTGCTGATAATATGAGTAAAACAAAGTCCGATGTTTCTGATGTGCTTGAGGCAACCTTACAGAAACCTGAATCAAGATATGTAATTCCTAATGGAGATGGTCCTGAAATGGCCATAAGCAAAAACACTAACACCAGTTGCTCTAGCAATGATAAGGAATTAGCTGGGTTCAATCATCCTACACAAATGCAAGGAACCCCAAATAAGCACGTGGAGGATGCTATGTTAAAAAGACCGGAATTTGAATCAAGTGAGATAACTTCCAGCAAGCACACCAGGAACAACGCCAAGGGGCATGCACAACCTTTGGTGCTGGCAGAGAATCCAATTAGAGCTGTTCCTCAAGGTGAGTCTGCTGTTAATGTTGGCACTCCAGAACAGGGAGACATACTTATTGATATTAATGATCGATTTCCTAGTGATTTTCTGTCTgatatattctcaaaagcaaaactgTCTGAAAACCTTTCCGGCATCAGTCCGTTGCATGCTGATGGTACTGGCCTGAGCTTGAACATGGAAAATCATGAACCTAAGCGTTGGTCATACTTTCGAAAGTTGGCTCAAGATGAATTTGTTAGAAAAGATGTTTCTCTTATGGACCAGGACCATCTGGGTTTCTCATCTCCAGTTACGAATATAGAAGGACTTAACATAGACTACAGCTATCCCCCTGTAACATCTGAGGGAGGTGCCTTTTCCCATGTTGACTCGCATGTCAATTTTGGTGAGAACATTCGGCCAGAATTATCTGGTATTGGTGGACTGACCACGATTGATTACAATCAATCTCAACCCAAGGGCAGTGAAAGCGTGCAATTGGATGGCGTGAACCCTAGAATACCAGAATCAGAATATGAG GATGGGAGGTTGCATATTGAGAATACTACTGCACCTATTATTGATCTTCCTCTCGGAGAGTTTGACATTAGTACATTGCAG ATTATAGAGAACGAAGATCTGGAAGAGTTGCGGGAGTTAGGTTCTGGCACGTTTGGAACTGTTTATCATGGAAAATGGAGGGGTACTGATGTTGCCATAAAGCGAATAAAAAAGAGCTGCTTTACTGGTCGTACATCTGAGCAGGAAAGATTG ACAGTGGAGTTCTGGCGTGAAGCTGGAATTCTTTCTAAGCTTCATCATCCCAATGTGGTGGCTTTCTATGGAGTGGTGCAAGATGGTCCCGGAGGAACTCTAGCTACTGTAACGGAGTTCATGGTGAATGGCTCTCTTAGACGCGTCCTACTAAGCAAGGAGAG ATATCTTGATCGTCGAAAGCGACTTATAATTGCCATGGATGCGGCTTTTGGAATGGAATATTTGCATTCGAAGAACATAGtgcattttgatttgaaatgtgACAACTTGCTCGTCAACTTGAAAGATTCTTTGCGTCCTATTTGCAAG GTGGGCGATTTTGGTTTgtcaaaaattaaaagaaacacTTTGGTTACTGGTGGTGTCAGGGGAACTCTTCCATGGATGGCCCCGGAGCTATTGAATGGCGGCAGCAGTATGGTTTCTGAAAAG GTGGATGTGTTCTCTTTTGGCATTGTTCTGTGGGAGATTCTCACTGGCGAGGAGCCTTATTCCAATATGCACTATGGAGCGATTATAG GAGGCATAGTCAATAATACTTTAAGGCCACTCGTGCCCAGTTTCTGTGATCCTGAATGGAAATTGCTAATGGAACAGTGTTGGGCTCCTGATCCCATAGCTCGTCCGTCATTTACAGAGATCGCAAGACGCTTACGCACAATGTCTGCTGCATGCCAAACTAAGCCACAGGGCCAGCACCCACCTAACCAGCCACCCAAGTAA